The window GGTGCTTATTCCGTCACGGTGCATTACACCGGACTCACTACGTCAGGAACATCTGCGTTTAACCGTACCGTTATTCGCACGTTGTATGTCGATCAGCACGGAACGATTCATGGAGACATTCCATACTAAACAGAGCGTTTCATGGGCTGGAGTGCCTGCTGCACTTTCTGATCCAAATCGGCAATCTTTTTCATTGCCAATGATTCGTCTATTTGTCTGTAATGGTGGTGTCCGCCAGGCTCTTCATCCATTTCATCTGCTTTCTTCACAATTTGCTGGAGTGTGTCCTTATGGAGGTCGCCCTCTGGCAAATATGAATCCGTATGAAGCAGAATCGCAAGTGCAATATCTTTGGCTGCTTTTGGTTCCTCCCCGAGCCGTATGAGCAGTTTGTGTGCCCGCTCTGCACCTTTAATGGCATGAATATCATTTCTTCTATATGTCTCGTAATCCCATTCTCCGCCGGCTGTATACCATTCATAGTGGCCGATATCATGCAAGAGTGCTGCTTTCACAGCCAGATCTGGGTTAATTCCCGCCTGCATCGCCAGCTTGAATGCGTGATAAGCACAAGCAATCGCATGGGCTTTTCCTGAACGATTTAAATACTTTTGAGCAACTGGATGGGTGTAAACATCCATTAATGTAACCTTTCTCATGGAAACCCCTCCTTATCTATATTTTTAGCATCCTAACATATTCTGAAAAGAAACTCAAATGTTCTGTTATATTTTCTATGAGTCTCAAGATTAGCTTATGTCAAATCAGCTGGTTTTGCTTGTACAAGACGAAAAAAAGCAGTCGTGATGACTGCTTTTTTCTTCTTTACAGTGTGATATGAAAACCCTTGAAGTCTAGCTGGCGCGGAGCGAATTTGAGATTCGTGAGCACCGGCATGCAGGACTGACACCGAATGCGAGGGTTTGTCTTCACGCTGCTACAGTCGTTATGACTGCTTTTTCACATACTCACGTGCATCGTATACGCATCCGCCAGCTGGATCATCCGCTAAAAGATCGAGCAAAATACCTGCGACTTCATCTGGACTCTTCAGCGTGCCTGTTTCATATAATTGCTGAAAACGGTCAATTTGTTCGAAGTCCTGTTTTGATGACTTCCGAATCTCCCCCTGCATATCTGTATCAATGGTGCCGGGGGAAAATGAAAACGTGTTGATTGGATACGCCTCGTCCTGCTGTTCCTCATGCAAAGTCCTCATAAACATATCAAGTCCTGCCTTTGAGCTGCAATACGCACTCCAGCCTTTATAAGGGTTTTTCGCCGCTCCAGAAGAAAGGTGAACGATCGTTTTCTTTCCGCTATATGATTGAGTCTGCTTGGTAAAAACATGGCTCAGCAAAACAGGGATGACAAGATTCAACGTATAATGCTGATGAAGCGTATCCTGTCCGCCTTGCCCCACACGTTTGATAGGTGTCACCATGCCTGCATTATTGACGAATAAGATGTCATCAGCAGCTGCCAGTGTTTGCGGCGTGAGACTATCTTGAAGCCATTTGGCTGCTGCTTTCTCATCTGTCAGGTCGACCTGTGTATGTGTGAGCTCCGGATGGTAAATCGGCGATGCACTTCTTGCTGCCGTATACACATGGTCCCCGCGTGAAAGCAGCCGGTTCACAAGTGCTAGACCAAATCCTTTTGATCCGCCTGTAACGATTGAAATTCGAATGACAATCTCCTCCCTTGATAACACTATTTTACGTAGTGGAACGGTATGACATCAAGCAATCTGCATAAGAAAAGCCTGCCTCTTTTCAAAGAGACAGGCTATTTCTTTTCAGCCTTCACATTCACCTTAGGAATCAGAATGAACATCACGACAATGCCAAAGACGATTAAGAAACCAAAGATGATCGGAAGCAGTGCTGATGTCTGCTTCTTGTGATCATCGCCAGAAGGTGCTGATACAGCGGCATCACGAAAAGAGATATTCATCTCTTCCATCATGTGAGCTGATGTTTTGGGCGGGTTCTCTTTTAGATCACTGAAAAGCTGCGGAGAAAGAGACCCTCCCGGAGTTTTAGGCGGTTCAGCAAAATGAATGTCTGTTTTGACTGTTGATGTCTTTTTGCTTTGTTCGTATTTCGTTTGATCCCTCAATATACTTGAGTTAATATTGAGTTCTTTTTCCTGATATTCATTCGGCTTGACATTTGTATCCGTATCTTCACCAGCAGCGAAAGCAGCAGGAATGAGGAGAAAAAGAGACATGACACCAAGTGCCACCCCTTTCACGAACAGATTAAGCCTCATGAGTCATATCACGTTCCTCCGTTTTATCTTTCCATAGCTTTGTCACAAGCGGGATGGCCATGAAGAGGACAGTTAAAATCACTAATCCTATAACACCCATTCCAAAGTGATCTCCATTTCCATATTGGATGGACAGGTACACGTCTGTCACTGGATTTATGAAATGGAAATTCGGCATCACCAAATCAATTAATGGTGCGACAAAGAAGAAAATAAGCGCCGTTGCTGCCATCCATCCGGCAATAGAGCCGAAAAGGAACGCCGTGCGAATAAAGGCGGAACAAGCCACTAATAGTAAAATCGTGAAAATGGACCACTGAATCGCTTGATCATCTGCAAGCTTGTAAATGTTCAGTCCAAACAAGCTGATCATGAGTCCGACTAATAGATTTAAGATGCCAAACAGTGCACCTTTAACCAGCATCGGAGCTGCCGCATAATACGAGCTGAAAAAGCCAATTAACAAACTGCTGATCATCACAATGACCAAAATGACCACTGGCGGTACAGTCTGCGTTTTTTCTTCCGGCACATCACCGCTGATTTTCAGCGGATTGGCTAAGTGGTTATACACATAGTTGCTGTTGCCTTGATCACTCAATGTGTTTCCTAAAATACCCTTCAAATCTTGCTGAACAAGCTTCGTAGAGTTGACATTCTTGCTCCAGTTTTCATTCAGCGTATCCGCTTTTTCTTGAACTGTTGTCACACTCTCTTCAATGTTATTCGTATAATCCGCCACCCCTTTTTGGCGGTCGGTTAACGAACTCATATTTTCAGAAAGACGAAGCACTTCCTGACCAATTGAATCCTGTGCACTGACAACAATTGAACTGCCTGCAAGGTCTGCCGTATACACTGCATCTCCTTGATCAGCCATTTGCTCCGCAACATTGTCCGCACTTTCAGAGATTGTATTTAATTCCTGTTCCATGCTTGCCTGCT is drawn from Bacillus pumilus and contains these coding sequences:
- a CDS encoding (S)-benzoin forming benzil reductase, with amino-acid sequence MRISIVTGGSKGFGLALVNRLLSRGDHVYTAARSASPIYHPELTHTQVDLTDEKAAAKWLQDSLTPQTLAAADDILFVNNAGMVTPIKRVGQGGQDTLHQHYTLNLVIPVLLSHVFTKQTQSYSGKKTIVHLSSGAAKNPYKGWSAYCSSKAGLDMFMRTLHEEQQDEAYPINTFSFSPGTIDTDMQGEIRKSSKQDFEQIDRFQQLYETGTLKSPDEVAGILLDLLADDPAGGCVYDAREYVKKQS
- the essA gene encoding type VII secretion protein EssA, yielding MRLNLFVKGVALGVMSLFLLIPAAFAAGEDTDTNVKPNEYQEKELNINSSILRDQTKYEQSKKTSTVKTDIHFAEPPKTPGGSLSPQLFSDLKENPPKTSAHMMEEMNISFRDAAVSAPSGDDHKKQTSALLPIIFGFLIVFGIVVMFILIPKVNVKAEKK
- a CDS encoding HD domain-containing protein, which produces MRKVTLMDVYTHPVAQKYLNRSGKAHAIACAYHAFKLAMQAGINPDLAVKAALLHDIGHYEWYTAGGEWDYETYRRNDIHAIKGAERAHKLLIRLGEEPKAAKDIALAILLHTDSYLPEGDLHKDTLQQIVKKADEMDEEPGGHHHYRQIDESLAMKKIADLDQKVQQALQPMKRSV